A single Acidaminococcus sp. DNA region contains:
- a CDS encoding ABC transporter permease, translating to MITKLAYKQLRRRPVTTGLLLLIIALSVGVSVFLMTLHEGLQKGLTFATEPFSLLVSAPGSQHQLVLNAVFLQDRPLPNIPYEEVTALQKKEKLVKAAIPLGFGDSYKGYRIVGATQAIFQMKASPNAAPWLSLREGRPFEKPFEAVIGQDVASRLHLTIGSSFESTHGLLPKSKQSHKGHPFTVVGILKDVQGPYNQVILTPIESVWEVHAHKEQNKLALELAQKTGKPLPEEKHEKEVSAILVEPVGYSQAYQLASQYQSRKDAMLVFPAQTIVQFFNLMGRGEKMWRPVGSFLMALSILIVVITSYLSTLTRLGEYAVLRALGAREKQIAAIWLWQNTFLIAGGTVLGTCLGLAVYAILAHFLAASTAVTLPISLPPLAIALLAGAVVVGILASLLPMTVLKKKLKVTVGTSL from the coding sequence ATGATCACGAAGCTAGCCTATAAACAGCTCCGGCGCCGTCCTGTCACGACAGGCCTGCTGCTCCTTATCATCGCTCTTTCCGTCGGTGTCAGCGTCTTTCTGATGACGCTGCACGAGGGACTGCAAAAAGGACTGACATTCGCTACAGAACCATTCAGTCTGCTCGTCAGTGCGCCCGGAAGCCAGCATCAGTTGGTCCTGAACGCTGTTTTCCTGCAGGACCGGCCTCTTCCTAATATTCCTTACGAAGAAGTCACGGCACTTCAAAAGAAAGAAAAACTTGTCAAAGCGGCGATTCCGCTTGGCTTTGGTGACTCTTACAAGGGGTACCGGATCGTAGGTGCCACGCAGGCAATCTTTCAGATGAAAGCATCACCCAATGCAGCGCCCTGGCTTTCCCTCAGGGAAGGACGACCCTTTGAAAAACCTTTTGAAGCCGTCATCGGGCAGGATGTCGCTTCCAGACTTCATCTCACCATCGGCTCCTCATTTGAATCCACGCACGGACTGCTTCCCAAGAGTAAGCAATCTCACAAGGGGCATCCTTTTACGGTAGTCGGCATCTTGAAAGATGTACAGGGGCCTTATAATCAGGTCATCCTGACTCCGATTGAATCCGTCTGGGAAGTCCATGCTCATAAGGAGCAAAATAAACTGGCCCTGGAACTCGCTCAAAAGACGGGTAAGCCTTTGCCGGAAGAAAAGCATGAAAAAGAAGTCAGTGCTATTCTGGTGGAACCGGTCGGCTACAGCCAGGCTTATCAGCTTGCCAGCCAATACCAGTCCCGTAAAGACGCCATGCTTGTTTTCCCTGCTCAGACTATTGTCCAGTTCTTTAATCTCATGGGCAGAGGTGAAAAAATGTGGCGGCCTGTCGGTAGTTTCCTGATGGCGCTGTCCATCTTGATTGTCGTCATCACATCCTATCTTTCCACCTTGACAAGGCTCGGTGAATACGCGGTACTGCGGGCCCTCGGAGCAAGAGAAAAACAGATTGCGGCCATCTGGCTCTGGCAGAACACCTTCCTCATTGCCGGCGGCACCGTGCTCGGCACCTGCCTCGGCCTTGCTGTGTATGCCATTCTGGCTCATTTCCTTGCAGCCAGTACTGCTGTGACGCTGCCGATTTCCCTGCCGCCGCTTGCCATTGCACTTCTTGCGGGCGCGGTAGTTGTCGGCATCTTAGCAAGCCTGCTTCCTATGACAGTACTTAAGAAAAAGCTGAAAGTAACCGTAGGAACCAGTTTGTGA
- a CDS encoding ABC transporter ATP-binding protein translates to MLEITDLVQVYQDGHATITALSLPHFKAEKGSSWCITGPSGSGKSTLLHCISGLIHPTKGTIAWNGKAITGGKNEKELDHWRAVCIGYVFQKFNLLPFLSARENILTGAWFAGVEKDEANSRLETLSRQMGITELLSQYPDALSQGEQQRVAIARALIKKPPLILADEPTANLDADNSQIVIELLKDYVAKNEAMLLIASHDAMVIDAFEHRLPLTKGGRHDHEASL, encoded by the coding sequence ATGCTTGAAATCACAGATCTGGTACAGGTCTATCAAGATGGCCATGCCACAATTACCGCTTTATCACTCCCTCATTTTAAGGCGGAAAAAGGCAGCTCCTGGTGCATCACGGGCCCCAGCGGCAGCGGGAAGTCCACACTGCTTCACTGCATTTCCGGTCTGATCCATCCGACAAAAGGAACGATTGCCTGGAACGGAAAAGCAATTACAGGCGGCAAGAATGAAAAGGAGCTTGATCACTGGCGGGCTGTCTGTATCGGGTATGTCTTTCAGAAATTCAATCTGCTGCCCTTCTTGTCAGCTCGTGAAAATATCCTGACCGGGGCCTGGTTTGCCGGTGTAGAAAAAGACGAAGCAAATTCCCGTCTGGAAACACTGTCCCGGCAAATGGGCATTACGGAACTTCTTTCCCAGTATCCGGATGCACTAAGCCAGGGTGAGCAGCAGCGTGTAGCCATTGCCCGTGCCCTCATCAAGAAACCACCGCTCATTCTTGCCGACGAACCGACGGCCAACCTGGACGCCGATAACAGCCAGATTGTGATTGAGCTCCTTAAAGACTACGTTGCCAAGAATGAGGCCATGCTTCTTATCGCAAGTCATGATGCCATGGTCATTGATGCATTCGAGCACAGACTGCCGCTCACGAAAGGAGGACGCCATGATCACGAAGCTAGCCTATAA
- a CDS encoding IS3 family transposase, with protein sequence MTRNRKQYEAIQEVCEENGASVQKCCAILHVSPSAYYSWRKTPLSLNELINKGICCHILRLHIKYPEAGYRMMADKLREECNIDISDKRCYRLFRKLHIHSQIKWRPKGCTHSRVGKNSPRKAENVLNRKFHADMPDQKWVTDVSEFRLNIPGPVSGTYIVKHLYLSAILDLYDHRIVSYAMSDRNDTPLVMETFRKAFKQNPNAHPLVHTDQGFQYTSNEYLEMAEQYNLTRSMSRTGRCLDNAPMEGFWGMLKRERIYMHTYYSIEELEWDIRDYILYYNTKRTQRKLMRMSPMAFHNFYASAV encoded by the coding sequence TTGACTCGTAATCGTAAGCAGTATGAAGCGATTCAAGAGGTTTGCGAGGAAAATGGGGCTTCCGTGCAAAAGTGTTGTGCTATCCTGCACGTTTCCCCCTCTGCCTACTATAGCTGGCGCAAGACGCCCCTTAGCCTGAATGAGCTCATAAACAAGGGGATCTGCTGCCATATTCTCAGGCTTCATATTAAATATCCTGAAGCGGGATACCGCATGATGGCTGATAAATTAAGGGAAGAATGCAACATCGATATCTCTGATAAACGGTGTTACCGTCTTTTTCGTAAGCTGCATATTCATTCCCAGATTAAATGGAGACCAAAAGGCTGCACCCATAGCCGTGTAGGCAAGAACAGTCCACGCAAAGCAGAGAACGTACTGAACAGGAAATTCCATGCAGACATGCCTGACCAGAAGTGGGTGACAGATGTATCCGAATTCCGGCTTAACATTCCAGGCCCTGTCAGTGGAACTTATATTGTTAAACATCTCTATTTAAGCGCGATTTTAGATCTATATGACCATAGAATTGTATCCTATGCGATGAGTGACCGTAATGATACACCTCTTGTTATGGAGACTTTCAGGAAAGCCTTCAAACAGAATCCCAATGCACATCCATTGGTCCATACAGACCAGGGTTTTCAATATACAAGCAATGAATATCTGGAAATGGCAGAACAGTACAACTTAACAAGAAGTATGTCCAGAACCGGCAGATGCCTTGATAATGCCCCAATGGAAGGGTTCTGGGGAATGTTAAAGCGGGAAAGAATCTATATGCATACATACTACAGTATCGAAGAACTGGAGTGGGATATCCGGGATTACATTCTATATTACAATACAAAGAGAACTCAACGTAAACTGATGAGAATGTCCCCGATGGCGTTCCACAATTTCTATGCCAGTGCTGTTTAA
- a CDS encoding MFS transporter has translation MTETRKTRGIGAVIAFGLIACLLYGLGAGIRGDIGILLKPLSAHSGLPYEDVSLCIAIMELVFGLTQPFFGLLASRKSNRLVLELGSVLLIVSMAGMLLVHSFIGLALFLGVIFGAGAGAISFGMVLTSAIHFVGPQYSMLLAGMLNAAAGMVSFFLSPGIVALLQWGGIQTALTALGFLCALLIPITLIVTSHDPRKAKGEQEEEYVPVRKFFKEALQNRTYRLLLAGFSTCGFHMVIIESHLFSQFLAFGIADYLAGWAFSVYGISTITGALLSGYLSTRLHKGHLLGFYYGFRAVWVLGYIFFVPKTFVTALIFSAGLGFTGDATVSPTSGLVQDNFSLSKTATLIGLLFAGHQIGAFFSAYLGGVIVSATGGYSLLWIFDIILCSLASFASLRIW, from the coding sequence ATGACTGAAACCAGGAAAACAAGAGGAATCGGGGCTGTCATCGCTTTTGGCCTGATTGCTTGTCTTTTGTATGGTCTCGGTGCAGGCATCCGCGGCGATATCGGCATTTTACTGAAACCGCTTTCGGCACACAGCGGCCTCCCTTATGAAGATGTAAGCCTCTGTATAGCTATTATGGAGCTTGTTTTCGGGCTCACTCAGCCTTTTTTCGGGCTCCTGGCTTCCCGTAAGTCCAATCGTCTTGTGCTGGAACTGGGGTCTGTGCTTCTCATTGTCAGTATGGCCGGAATGCTGCTCGTTCATTCCTTTATCGGACTGGCCCTCTTCCTGGGTGTTATTTTCGGCGCCGGGGCCGGTGCCATTTCCTTTGGAATGGTGCTTACTTCTGCCATTCATTTTGTGGGGCCGCAGTACTCGATGCTGCTTGCGGGCATGCTGAACGCTGCCGCGGGTATGGTCAGTTTCTTCTTGTCTCCCGGCATCGTTGCACTGCTGCAGTGGGGCGGTATCCAGACGGCACTCACTGCTCTTGGATTTTTGTGTGCTCTTTTGATTCCGATTACGCTCATCGTAACGAGTCATGATCCAAGAAAGGCAAAAGGAGAGCAGGAAGAAGAATATGTGCCCGTTCGCAAATTCTTTAAAGAGGCCCTGCAAAATCGGACCTATCGTCTGCTGCTTGCCGGGTTTTCAACCTGCGGTTTCCATATGGTCATCATTGAATCACACTTGTTTTCTCAGTTTCTGGCGTTTGGTATTGCCGATTATCTGGCAGGCTGGGCTTTTTCCGTATACGGCATTTCGACCATTACGGGAGCACTCTTATCCGGATATTTGAGCACCCGTCTCCATAAAGGTCATCTCCTTGGATTTTATTATGGCTTTCGTGCCGTGTGGGTACTCGGTTATATTTTCTTTGTCCCGAAAACTTTTGTCACTGCCCTGATTTTTTCTGCCGGGCTTGGCTTCACTGGCGATGCTACCGTATCTCCTACGTCGGGACTTGTTCAGGATAATTTCTCCTTAAGCAAGACAGCAACGCTCATCGGGCTGCTTTTTGCAGGCCACCAGATTGGTGCGTTTTTCAGTGCCTATCTGGGTGGTGTGATTGTCAGTGCGACAGGCGGGTATAGTCTTTTGTGGATTTTTGACATTATTCTTTGTTCCCTGGCTTCTTTTGCTTCACTCCGGATCTGGTAA
- a CDS encoding polysaccharide biosynthesis C-terminal domain-containing protein produces MKCFSLRLTGSTPAAGLPFLLLYDFGSAIERARGNSKRPLYALIASGVLNVLLNLLLVIVFHLGVAGVAIATDISTAASACVTLYWLSREKGEFRFSLRYLCFQKDAVLGILRIGIPAGVQSGVFCFANLFVQWAINRFGAAAVAGVTVSLNFEYLTYYMIMAFAQTATTFTSQNAAAGEQKRCRNILWICLLQGFILSALISTPTSLKYRYFAGIYSDDPAVIEMAGVRMRLLLFLTPISTFYEVPAGFLRGHGLSVLPAIETITGICILRICWILFVLPSYQTLFMLFIVFPISWIVTTIMMWGSMGYLHHSLKYRPAGQTRVEAAKL; encoded by the coding sequence TTGAAATGTTTTAGTCTCCGCTTGACGGGGAGCACACCAGCGGCAGGACTGCCTTTCCTCCTGCTTTATGATTTTGGCTCTGCCATTGAACGGGCACGTGGGAATAGCAAGAGACCGCTTTACGCGCTGATAGCTTCAGGTGTACTTAATGTACTGCTTAATTTACTGCTCGTAATCGTTTTTCATCTCGGGGTAGCCGGTGTGGCAATCGCAACGGATATCTCAACGGCAGCAAGCGCATGTGTGACGCTATACTGGCTTAGCCGGGAGAAGGGAGAATTCCGCTTTTCATTACGTTATCTTTGTTTTCAAAAAGATGCCGTACTGGGCATTCTGCGCATCGGGATTCCTGCGGGAGTACAAAGCGGTGTATTCTGTTTTGCCAATCTTTTTGTGCAGTGGGCTATCAACCGCTTTGGCGCTGCTGCGGTCGCGGGCGTTACCGTTTCACTGAATTTTGAATATCTGACTTACTATATGATTATGGCCTTTGCCCAGACGGCTACTACGTTTACGAGCCAGAATGCGGCAGCAGGCGAGCAGAAACGGTGCCGGAATATTCTCTGGATCTGCCTACTGCAGGGGTTTATCCTCAGTGCGCTCATTAGTACGCCTACATCTCTTAAGTACCGCTATTTTGCAGGGATTTATTCCGATGATCCTGCCGTCATAGAAATGGCTGGTGTAAGGATGCGGTTACTTCTTTTCCTGACTCCGATTTCTACTTTCTATGAGGTACCGGCCGGCTTCCTTCGCGGTCACGGACTTTCAGTACTTCCGGCAATCGAAACCATCACGGGCATCTGCATTCTTCGAATTTGCTGGATTTTATTTGTACTGCCTTCCTACCAGACTTTATTCATGCTTTTTATAGTGTTTCCCATTTCCTGGATTGTAACGACAATCATGATGTGGGGGAGCATGGGGTATCTGCATCACTCACTGAAATATCGGCCTGCAGGTCAGACAAGAGTCGAAGCAGCAAAGCTGTGA
- the nudC gene encoding NAD(+) diphosphatase has product MIQDIGSGLFHNEFGHPEPQADDWVFSFENRTVLLREGAKGIEVPLVRELPVDKQNTASLQFLFRVNRKACYLWYEKEPLMVTSYSYEKLRLLRSAHPQDVCFAGETAFQLYGWYRDNQFCGRCGKPMHPDKVERAMKCDACGHIVYPKIMPAVIVGVLWNDKILTTRYAGREFKGRALIAGFCEIGETGEDTVRREVMEEVGLRVKNIRYFASQPWGFESDLLIGYICEVDGDPTIHVDHQELAIGEWMTREALQQEELHTISLTATILDAFRKGKL; this is encoded by the coding sequence ATGATCCAGGACATTGGTTCCGGTCTTTTTCATAATGAGTTTGGGCATCCTGAGCCGCAGGCTGACGATTGGGTCTTTTCCTTTGAAAATCGGACGGTACTTCTGCGTGAGGGTGCAAAGGGGATTGAAGTGCCCCTCGTACGTGAGCTGCCGGTGGATAAGCAAAACACTGCCAGTCTCCAATTTTTGTTCCGCGTAAACAGGAAAGCTTGTTATCTCTGGTATGAAAAAGAGCCGCTTATGGTAACTTCTTATTCTTACGAAAAGCTGCGTCTTTTACGCAGTGCCCATCCGCAGGATGTCTGTTTTGCCGGTGAAACGGCATTCCAGCTTTATGGCTGGTACCGGGATAATCAATTTTGCGGCCGCTGCGGTAAGCCTATGCACCCGGATAAGGTGGAACGGGCCATGAAATGTGATGCCTGCGGTCATATTGTCTATCCCAAGATTATGCCGGCCGTTATTGTCGGTGTACTCTGGAACGATAAAATCCTGACAACCCGGTATGCAGGGCGGGAATTCAAGGGACGGGCCCTGATTGCCGGATTCTGCGAAATTGGGGAAACCGGGGAAGATACGGTCAGACGTGAGGTCATGGAAGAAGTGGGACTTCGCGTCAAGAATATTCGTTATTTTGCCTCGCAGCCCTGGGGTTTTGAGTCGGATCTTCTCATTGGATACATTTGCGAGGTCGACGGTGACCCGACAATTCATGTCGACCATCAGGAACTTGCCATCGGCGAATGGATGACACGCGAAGCCCTGCAGCAGGAAGAACTTCATACCATCAGCCTGACGGCGACGATACTGGATGCTTTCCGTAAGGGAAAGTTGTAA
- a CDS encoding alkaline phosphatase, with protein MNVNRRLKVFVQLSLVGALSMSFGSLAQAAAPAAAPTAISQQAEFHNNARGSVVTEDSITILPINRAKLWAGQRFDFEVEFPTGSTNQKVTINGKDAEDVFGKKATITNYGTHISYRINNVTFSKPGSEAVSATASGVIGNLSKRANYTVVKEAAKRKAKNVILFIGDGMSMQAKELGRILSKGLSDGKFNDLLAMEKMPNMALITTSGYDSLVTDSANSMSAYMTGNKSVVNAMGVYENKTKTPLDDPKVETVAEILSRSKKMSYGMVSTAAITDATPAAVMSHTRRRGEQNYIASEYLNRNNPPKVVMGGGAQFFLPLSTPGSKRKDNRNLINEFKEKGYQFAGTKAELNALDSDKPILGLFTMSHMNVYMDREFLPKNKKVLKGFMDQPGLLDMTKKAVSVLEKNPNGFFLMSEGGSIDKQLHTMDWQRATYDTIEFDKTIEWAQDYAKKHNDDTLIIVVADHAHGVSISGTYKEENGKVGREAVRVYGDAKWPTFVDANHDGFPDNPDPDVTLAVQYANAPDHYENYRFQQEPTVPATVDAKGKVTANPKRAPQGARLVEGDIPTTTGETQECHSADDVVLMAQGPGSEYFHGVMDNTEVFFGILRALGVDASKGTPEVPFTSQEGAQK; from the coding sequence ATGAACGTAAACCGTCGTCTCAAAGTGTTTGTACAACTTTCCCTGGTCGGAGCTCTTTCCATGAGCTTTGGCTCCCTGGCCCAGGCCGCCGCTCCCGCTGCCGCACCGACAGCGATTTCCCAGCAGGCTGAATTTCACAACAACGCCAGAGGCAGTGTGGTCACTGAAGATTCCATCACAATTCTTCCAATAAACCGCGCTAAACTGTGGGCTGGCCAGCGCTTCGATTTCGAAGTGGAATTCCCGACCGGCAGCACGAACCAAAAAGTAACCATCAATGGTAAAGATGCCGAAGATGTTTTTGGAAAGAAAGCGACAATCACAAACTACGGTACGCATATCTCCTACCGTATCAATAATGTCACCTTCTCCAAACCCGGTTCTGAAGCAGTTTCTGCCACGGCCAGCGGCGTAATCGGCAATCTTTCCAAGAGAGCCAACTACACTGTCGTGAAAGAAGCAGCCAAAAGAAAAGCAAAGAACGTCATTCTCTTCATCGGTGACGGCATGAGTATGCAGGCCAAGGAACTGGGCCGTATCCTTTCGAAAGGCCTGTCCGACGGCAAATTTAATGACCTGCTTGCCATGGAAAAGATGCCAAACATGGCTCTCATCACAACTTCCGGCTATGATTCCCTCGTAACCGACTCGGCCAACAGTATGTCCGCTTATATGACTGGTAACAAATCCGTCGTAAACGCCATGGGTGTATATGAAAATAAGACCAAGACGCCTCTTGACGACCCGAAAGTCGAAACGGTGGCAGAAATCCTGTCCCGCAGTAAGAAGATGTCCTATGGTATGGTTTCCACTGCTGCCATCACCGACGCTACGCCGGCTGCCGTCATGAGCCATACGCGCCGCCGCGGTGAGCAGAACTACATTGCCAGTGAATACCTGAACCGCAACAATCCGCCGAAAGTTGTCATGGGCGGCGGTGCCCAGTTCTTCCTGCCGCTCTCCACGCCTGGTTCCAAGCGTAAGGATAACCGCAACCTCATCAACGAATTCAAGGAAAAAGGGTATCAATTTGCCGGTACCAAAGCCGAACTGAACGCACTTGACAGTGACAAGCCGATTCTCGGCCTCTTTACGATGAGCCATATGAACGTATACATGGATCGTGAATTCCTTCCGAAGAACAAGAAGGTTCTGAAGGGCTTCATGGATCAGCCCGGCCTGCTCGACATGACCAAAAAGGCTGTATCCGTCCTGGAAAAGAACCCGAACGGTTTCTTCCTCATGAGTGAAGGCGGTTCTATCGATAAGCAGCTGCATACGATGGATTGGCAGCGTGCTACGTACGATACCATCGAATTCGATAAGACGATTGAATGGGCTCAGGATTATGCAAAGAAGCATAATGATGACACCCTGATTATCGTCGTTGCTGACCATGCTCACGGTGTCAGCATTTCCGGTACTTATAAAGAAGAAAACGGCAAAGTTGGCCGTGAAGCTGTCCGTGTCTACGGCGATGCCAAGTGGCCGACCTTCGTCGATGCCAACCACGATGGATTCCCGGATAATCCGGATCCTGATGTAACGCTGGCTGTACAGTACGCAAATGCACCTGACCACTACGAAAACTACCGCTTCCAGCAGGAACCGACCGTACCTGCTACGGTGGACGCCAAAGGTAAAGTGACCGCTAACCCGAAGCGTGCTCCGCAGGGTGCCCGCCTTGTCGAAGGCGATATTCCTACGACCACCGGCGAAACCCAGGAATGCCATTCTGCCGACGATGTAGTCCTGATGGCACAAGGTCCTGGATCTGAATACTTCCACGGTGTAATGGATAATACGGAAGTCTTCTTCGGTATCCTCCGCGCCCTCGGCGTAGATGCCTCCAAAGGAACTCCGGAAGTACCGTTCACCTCTCAGGAAGGTGCTCAGAAATGA
- a CDS encoding transposase, with protein MVKSNNKFISPEIKLNAVKDILEHRSNTYQVAKKLGIRRQNVSVWVMNYKNEGAEAFSPKKGKKTYPLSLMENAVKDYLNGKGSYIQICKKYKIRSPRVLADWVKHYNIHGELDSYAYQERCDKSMKGKASTLEERCKIVKECLESNRDYRSVAEKYGYSYRQVYNWVKRYEKDGNSGLANHQGRPKKKPMDPSHKETKDEELVRLRQKVKDLELEILLLKKLDELTKRNRFR; from the coding sequence ATGGTAAAGAGCAATAATAAATTCATCTCTCCTGAGATTAAACTTAACGCTGTCAAAGATATCCTTGAACACAGATCCAACACCTACCAAGTGGCTAAAAAGCTTGGTATCCGGCGGCAGAACGTTTCTGTTTGGGTAATGAATTACAAGAACGAGGGTGCAGAAGCCTTTTCCCCGAAAAAGGGAAAGAAAACCTATCCCCTTTCCCTTATGGAAAATGCCGTTAAGGATTATCTGAATGGTAAAGGCAGCTACATTCAAATCTGTAAGAAATACAAGATCCGTTCCCCCAGGGTTCTTGCAGACTGGGTTAAGCATTATAATATTCATGGAGAATTAGATTCTTACGCTTATCAAGAGAGATGTGATAAATCCATGAAAGGTAAGGCAAGTACCCTTGAAGAACGCTGCAAAATCGTCAAGGAATGTCTGGAATCCAACCGTGATTACCGTTCTGTAGCCGAAAAATACGGTTATTCCTATCGTCAGGTCTACAACTGGGTTAAACGCTACGAAAAGGACGGGAATTCAGGACTGGCCAACCATCAGGGTAGACCCAAGAAGAAGCCGATGGATCCTTCCCACAAGGAAACAAAAGATGAGGAACTGGTGCGCCTGAGACAAAAAGTCAAGGATCTCGAATTGGAGATTTTGCTTCTAAAAAAACTGGACGAGTTGACGAAAAGGAATCGCTTTCGTTGA